Proteins encoded within one genomic window of Thioploca ingrica:
- a CDS encoding glycyl-tRNA synthetase subunit beta, whose amino-acid sequence MSTTQDLLIEIGTEELPPKALLGLSEAFASGICAGLEQQQLNYSVAIPFATPRRLAVLVKGVATMQADRPTEKRGPALKAAVDKTGQPTPAALGFARSCGVEFAALEQLETDKGAWLIHRSIQPGKATATLVPEIIETALAALPIPKRMRWSNLPFEFVRPVHWIVILFGQEVIEANIFGIPSGRETRGHRFHYPQPITLTHADEYAKKLEEPGYVMATFANRREQIRILVEEAAEEISGKAVIEEALLNEVTSLVEWPVAIIGSFDEKFLEIPPEALIATMKGHQKYFHVVNQDGQLLPCFIAISNIESRCPELVRAGNERVIRPRLSDAAFFWKQDRAKSLESRLEQLKTVIFQNKLGNLYDKSKRVAKLAGRIAQQLGAEELQGIRAALLAKCDLLTEMVNEFPELQGIMGSYYARHDQETENVAIALREQYMPRFWGDELPKTVLGQALAIADKLDTLIGIFGIGQPPTGDKDPFGLRRATIGIVRMMIECQLPLDVNQLLTEAQATYPPNSLQADASEQVFEFLLERLRGYYQDKGINYDSIDAVLATRPTSPLDANRRILSVETFRQLPEAISLASANKRIHNILKKAEESFDAPLDPTYFNHLAEGQLYEQMETVSQTITPLLQSGDYQAALQQLAGLRVAVDNFFDNVLVMDDDPKVRINRLSFLQRIRQLFLQIADISRLQIEL is encoded by the coding sequence ATGTCAACAACGCAAGATTTACTGATTGAAATCGGTACTGAAGAATTACCTCCCAAAGCCTTACTCGGATTATCCGAAGCGTTTGCCTCTGGCATTTGTGCGGGGCTAGAACAACAACAATTAAATTATAGCGTGGCGATTCCTTTTGCTACCCCGCGGCGGTTAGCCGTTTTAGTCAAAGGGGTAGCCACTATGCAAGCGGACCGACCCACTGAAAAACGTGGTCCAGCATTAAAAGCCGCTGTTGATAAAACCGGCCAACCGACTCCAGCCGCTCTTGGCTTTGCACGTTCTTGTGGGGTTGAATTTGCAGCGCTGGAACAATTGGAAACGGATAAGGGCGCTTGGTTAATTCATCGCAGTATCCAACCCGGTAAAGCCACCGCGACTTTAGTTCCAGAAATCATTGAAACCGCTTTAGCGGCGTTACCCATTCCTAAACGGATGCGGTGGAGTAATTTACCTTTTGAATTTGTGCGCCCGGTTCATTGGATCGTGATTTTATTTGGGCAAGAAGTTATCGAAGCCAATATTTTTGGTATACCCAGTGGCCGAGAAACTCGAGGCCACCGCTTTCACTATCCGCAGCCCATTACCTTAACTCACGCTGACGAATACGCTAAAAAACTAGAAGAACCAGGCTATGTTATGGCGACTTTTGCCAATCGCCGTGAACAAATCCGCATCTTAGTGGAAGAAGCCGCCGAAGAAATTAGCGGAAAGGCAGTGATTGAGGAAGCATTACTTAACGAAGTGACTAGTTTGGTCGAATGGCCGGTGGCTATTATTGGTAGCTTTGATGAAAAATTTCTTGAAATTCCTCCAGAGGCATTAATTGCGACCATGAAAGGACATCAAAAATATTTTCATGTGGTCAATCAAGACGGTCAACTATTACCCTGTTTCATTGCTATCAGTAATATTGAAAGCCGCTGCCCAGAATTAGTCCGCGCCGGTAATGAACGCGTCATTCGCCCCCGTTTGAGTGATGCCGCCTTCTTTTGGAAACAAGATCGGGCAAAATCACTAGAAAGTCGCTTAGAACAACTCAAAACGGTTATCTTCCAAAACAAATTAGGTAACTTATACGATAAATCCAAGCGCGTTGCTAAATTAGCCGGTCGAATTGCCCAGCAATTAGGCGCCGAGGAATTACAAGGGATCCGCGCCGCGCTATTAGCTAAGTGCGATTTGTTAACCGAAATGGTCAACGAATTCCCCGAATTACAAGGCATTATGGGTAGCTACTATGCTCGCCATGATCAAGAAACTGAAAATGTTGCTATAGCCCTACGTGAACAATATATGCCCCGTTTTTGGGGTGATGAACTTCCCAAAACGGTATTGGGACAAGCTTTAGCCATTGCCGATAAATTGGATACCTTAATCGGTATCTTTGGAATTGGTCAACCGCCGACTGGCGATAAAGATCCCTTTGGCTTACGCCGAGCAACCATTGGCATCGTGCGGATGATGATTGAATGTCAACTGCCTTTAGACGTTAACCAATTATTAACAGAAGCGCAAGCCACTTATCCACCCAATAGCTTGCAAGCCGATGCCAGCGAACAAGTATTTGAATTCTTACTCGAACGATTACGCGGTTACTATCAAGATAAAGGCATCAATTACGATAGCATTGATGCAGTGTTAGCCACTCGTCCCACTTCGCCGTTAGATGCTAATCGCCGGATTCTGAGTGTAGAAACCTTCCGCCAATTACCCGAAGCGATTAGCTTAGCCAGTGCCAATAAACGGATTCACAACATCTTGAAAAAAGCCGAAGAATCCTTTGATGCACCACTGGATCCGACCTATTTCAATCATTTAGCGGAAGGCCAACTTTATGAGCAAATGGAAACGGTCAGCCAAACCATTACCCCGTTGCTACAAAGCGGTGATTACCAAGCTGCATTACAACAGTTAGCTGGTTTACGAGTAGCCGTGGATAATTTTTTTGATAATGTGTTAGTGATGGACGACGATCCCAAAGTACGGATTAACCGCTTATCTTTCTTGCAACGAATTCGGCAATTGTTTTTACAAATCGCGGATATTTCCCGCTTACAAATTGAATTATAA
- a CDS encoding deoxyuridine 5'-triphosphate nucleotidohydrolase gives MKTITATIINSLIGKEIPLPTYSTTGSAGIDLRACITAPLTVPAGETRIIGSGIAIDIHDSNLAAVLLPRSGLGVNQGIVLANLVGLIDSDYHQEIKIAIWNRSSTDFTINPGERICQMVFVPIVQVNFQWVAQLEANGRDGFGSTGVS, from the coding sequence ATGAAAACTATCACCGCAACGATTATTAACTCCCTTATCGGTAAAGAAATCCCTTTACCCACCTATTCTACTACTGGTTCAGCCGGTATTGATTTACGTGCTTGTATCACCGCACCACTCACCGTACCCGCCGGTGAAACTCGAATTATTGGGAGTGGTATTGCTATCGATATTCACGATTCTAATCTGGCTGCGGTGTTATTGCCACGTTCTGGTTTAGGTGTTAATCAAGGGATTGTGTTAGCCAATTTAGTCGGTTTAATTGATTCAGATTATCACCAAGAAATTAAAATAGCGATTTGGAATCGTAGTAGTACTGATTTCACTATCAATCCCGGTGAACGAATTTGTCAAATGGTATTTGTTCCCATTGTTCAAGTTAATTTTCAATGGGTAGCGCAATTAGAAGCCAATGGTAGGGATGGTTTTGGTTCTACCGGGGTTTCTTAA
- a CDS encoding chemotaxis protein CheY — MLKPLCLVVDDEPDLLELSVRTLEPNMDCQTASDLKQAKKWLQKSTFDFCLTDMQLPDGNGIELVAHIVQHYPDTPVAMITAYGNVEAAVQALKTGAFDFISKPVDVPQLRSLAETALQLSKIYQRNKLVQSEQDSAKPDQNLLSNLVGRSTAMQKLRSQVEKLARSQAPVCIKGESGSGKEVVARLIHDLGPRADMPFIPVNCGAIPTELMEREFFGHRKGSFTGAVTNKPGLFQVANGGTLFLDEIAELPLLMQVKLLRAIQEKLIRPIGATTEIPVNVRILSATHRDLANLVKSGQFRQDLFYRINVIEVSIPSLRERKEDISDLVDHILTRFNSSMAGINPGGYTDGFIHKLEEYHFPGNVRELENIIERAMILCESNKLDSTDLQLPKNLQADPEPKISAPEILELETPAPEILKSEIPASKVLKDEPVSSPALSHASVTKLLLLKNVEERTIKKALRQTKGNKTRAAELLGISFSALRYRLKRLSEKKGRRK, encoded by the coding sequence ATGTTAAAACCACTTTGCTTAGTTGTCGATGATGAACCCGATTTGCTTGAACTGTCAGTAAGAACTTTAGAGCCTAACATGGATTGTCAAACGGCGAGTGATTTAAAGCAAGCTAAAAAATGGCTTCAAAAGAGTACTTTTGATTTCTGCTTGACTGATATGCAATTACCAGATGGTAATGGTATTGAGTTAGTAGCTCATATTGTCCAACATTATCCGGATACCCCGGTAGCGATGATCACCGCCTATGGAAATGTTGAAGCGGCTGTTCAAGCCCTTAAAACCGGGGCATTTGATTTTATTAGTAAGCCAGTCGATGTTCCGCAGTTGCGTAGTTTAGCTGAGACCGCTTTACAGCTATCAAAAATTTATCAGAGAAATAAGTTAGTTCAATCAGAACAAGATTCGGCCAAACCCGATCAAAATCTATTGTCTAATCTAGTGGGTCGTTCAACTGCCATGCAAAAACTACGGAGTCAAGTTGAAAAACTGGCTCGTAGCCAAGCGCCGGTTTGTATCAAAGGGGAATCGGGTAGTGGTAAAGAAGTTGTGGCGCGTTTAATTCATGATTTAGGTCCTCGAGCCGATATGCCTTTTATACCAGTCAACTGTGGTGCTATTCCGACAGAATTAATGGAAAGAGAGTTTTTTGGTCATAGAAAAGGGAGCTTTACCGGCGCGGTAACCAACAAACCCGGGTTATTTCAAGTAGCCAATGGTGGCACCTTATTTTTAGATGAAATTGCCGAATTACCTTTGTTAATGCAAGTCAAATTGTTACGGGCTATTCAAGAAAAACTAATTCGACCGATTGGTGCAACTACCGAGATTCCAGTTAATGTTCGTATTTTAAGTGCGACCCATCGTGATTTAGCTAATTTAGTTAAATCTGGGCAATTTAGACAAGATTTATTTTATCGAATCAATGTCATTGAAGTCTCTATTCCCTCCTTGCGTGAACGTAAAGAAGATATTTCGGATTTAGTCGACCATATTTTAACGCGTTTTAATTCATCAATGGCTGGTATTAACCCAGGTGGTTATACTGACGGCTTTATCCATAAATTAGAAGAATATCATTTTCCAGGGAATGTACGCGAATTAGAAAATATAATTGAACGGGCGATGATTTTGTGTGAAAGCAATAAGCTTGATTCTACCGATTTACAGTTGCCCAAAAATCTTCAAGCCGATCCAGAACCCAAAATTTCAGCACCAGAAATTCTAGAACTAGAAACTCCAGCACCAGAAATTCTAAAATCAGAAATTCCAGCATCGAAAGTTCTAAAAGATGAACCGGTTTCTTCTCCCGCTTTATCTCATGCTTCTGTCACTAAGTTGTTGTTGCTTAAAAATGTAGAGGAACGGACTATTAAAAAAGCATTAAGACAAACGAAGGGTAATAAAACGCGAGCGGCTGAGTTATTAGGTATCAGTTTCAGTGCATTACGCTATCGGTTAAAAAGACTAAGTGAAAAAAAAGGTCGCCGCAAATAA
- a CDS encoding histidine kinase yields the protein MLEHTDLTAPLVQDETPVPAWKPLYLFNIYRLTIATLLVISFIADFSPSFLGQFDERLFLVTGWFYSGFAFANFFTIQRRWPSFHIQVLAQGLLDILAITLLMHASGGVYSGLGMLLIVSIAGGSLLTEGRTAFFFAAVASLSVLVQVTLVGLIYYGISYTVYTHAGMLGISFFTTAFLAHILAKRARISEALAKQRGLHLQYLAQLNAQIVQNIQSGIVVIDRIGKIHLFNSAAQRLLHISKSPTGHLLKSIAPQLAEQVRNWQKSSQTTSSLFRPDTGEVDLLASFIKLTRGKSANLLIMLEDATLTTQRAQQLKLASLGRLTASIAHEIRNPLSAISHAGQLLAESSLISPADLRLTQIIVNNSRRVNSIIENVLQLSRRDPPNSQQFSLAAWLQTFIADLISQQGLASTDILLHVKDTGFEISFDPIHLYQVLANLCENGLRYSQGSPLFELTMGYSEESERPYLDVCDHGPGMTEEVKAQVFEPFFTTNSTGAGLGLYLAREICEANQAALHLLAHSPTGCCFRITFPTISD from the coding sequence ATGTTGGAACACACTGACCTGACTGCACCGCTGGTTCAAGACGAAACCCCGGTACCGGCTTGGAAGCCACTTTATTTATTCAATATTTATCGTCTTACGATTGCAACTCTGCTGGTTATTTCCTTCATAGCGGATTTTTCGCCCAGTTTTCTAGGACAATTTGATGAGCGACTATTTTTAGTAACCGGTTGGTTTTATTCTGGTTTCGCTTTTGCGAACTTTTTTACTATTCAGCGCCGCTGGCCTTCTTTCCACATTCAAGTATTGGCACAAGGTTTATTAGATATTTTAGCGATTACCCTACTGATGCACGCCAGTGGTGGTGTTTATAGTGGCTTAGGGATGCTGTTGATTGTGTCGATTGCGGGTGGAAGTTTATTAACTGAAGGGCGAACCGCTTTCTTTTTTGCTGCTGTGGCGAGTTTAAGTGTGTTAGTTCAAGTCACTCTCGTTGGACTGATTTATTATGGGATATCTTACACGGTGTACACCCATGCGGGGATGTTAGGAATCAGCTTTTTTACCACCGCTTTTTTAGCCCATATCCTAGCCAAGCGAGCTAGAATAAGTGAAGCACTCGCTAAACAACGTGGTCTTCACCTACAGTATTTAGCACAATTAAATGCTCAAATTGTCCAAAATATTCAATCTGGCATTGTTGTTATTGATAGAATAGGAAAAATTCATTTATTTAATAGTGCAGCACAACGGTTACTCCATATCAGTAAATCACCCACTGGACATCTTTTGAAATCGATTGCGCCGCAATTAGCTGAACAAGTCAGAAATTGGCAAAAAAGTAGTCAAACAACGTCATCTTTATTTCGCCCTGATACTGGCGAAGTTGATTTATTAGCTAGTTTTATCAAATTGACTCGGGGAAAAAGTGCTAACCTATTAATCATGTTAGAAGACGCAACTCTGACGACTCAACGTGCTCAACAATTAAAATTAGCCTCATTAGGTCGTCTAACGGCTAGTATTGCGCACGAAATTCGTAATCCATTAAGCGCTATTAGCCATGCTGGTCAATTATTAGCGGAATCCTCGCTTATTTCTCCGGCTGATCTTCGTCTGACACAGATTATTGTGAACAATTCCCGACGGGTCAATTCCATTATTGAAAATGTTTTGCAGTTAAGTCGGCGTGATCCACCCAATAGTCAACAGTTTTCTCTAGCCGCTTGGTTACAAACTTTCATAGCGGATTTAATTAGTCAACAGGGTTTGGCATCAACCGATATTCTTTTACACGTAAAGGACACTGGATTTGAGATTAGTTTTGATCCGATTCATCTTTATCAGGTACTAGCCAATTTATGTGAAAATGGGTTACGTTATAGTCAAGGTAGTCCATTATTTGAATTAACAATGGGTTATAGCGAAGAATCGGAGCGTCCTTACCTGGATGTATGTGATCATGGTCCCGGTATGACCGAAGAAGTTAAGGCACAAGTGTTTGAACCTTTTTTTACAACCAATTCCACTGGGGCTGGTTTAGGCTTATACCTCGCTAGAGAAATTTGTGAAGCTAATCAGGCGGCTTTACACCTGCTCGCCCATTCGCCAACCGGTTGTTGTTTTCGTATTACTTTTCCAACTATCAGTGATTAG